The Haliaeetus albicilla chromosome 27, bHalAlb1.1, whole genome shotgun sequence genome segment CCCGCCCATGGCAGAACTCTGCAGCATCAGAGCCCCGTCCCCATTGCCAGCTCCACCCATGCCCCGGGGCTGCAGTGTGCCGGCACTGCTCCCAGCCATGCTGCCAGAGCGCACTACTCACGGGTGGTGGGGTCTTCTGCAGGCACTCAAGGAGGTACACCATCTTGGCCTCCTCTTTCACGTACTCCACTTCCTAGGAACAAGCACAGATATAAgtctggcaggcagcagagaaATTGCCATTGCCTGGCACCCCTTAACCTCTTAGGAAGGAGGGCCACGAACCTCAGCTCCCTGACAAGGAATGCACCAAGTGCCCTCATGAACAGTACTGGCCTCCCACACAGGCATGGGGGAGCTCCCAACTACCTCACCTGCACAACATCCAGGCTGGCAGCACCCGCTCGCCCAACGTTAATGGTGATGGGCTTCACCAGGGCACTCTTGGCAAAGTTCTGGATCTTCTTGGGCATTGTGGCACTGAAGAGAAGGGTTTGCCGCTGGCCCTGCGCAGGGAACACAGCATGGGCAAGGATTAAGCACTCACCCAGCCAGGTGGGTGCAGGGATTGAGCTTCAGGGTGCTCATATCATACCAGCTCAGTACCTTGAAGTAGGAGAAGATGGTACGGATGTCCCCCTCAAAGCCCATATCGATCATCCTGTCAGCCTCATCCAAGGCCAAGTAACGGCAGATGTCCAGGCTCACCATCTTCTTCTGCAGCAGGTCCATCAGGCGGCCAGGGGTTGCCACCATCATGTGTACACCACTGTGGGATGAGCGAAGGCCACAGTCAGGCACTCGGATTCCTGCCCCACACAGTGACACATAGGGAAGGTAACACCTGCTTGGCACATCACCTTTGCACCCACACCTTCCTGAAGCCACCTAGCCAGGGTGCCACCCCTTAGTCCCCTGCCAGAAACcagagcacagctccagccccacaaaCCGTCCCCCAGAAGGTCTTACTGTTTGATTGTCTCCATCTGCTCCTTGACAGACATGCCCCCGATGCAGAGGGCACAGCGCAGCGGGGGCAGGccatcctcctgcagcaggcGACAGTAGTACTCAATAATGCCGTGGGTCTGCCGGGCCAGCTCCCGCTGCAGAGAAAAACATACATTCCTACACATCCATGCAGGGAGGATCTGGGATAGCCACTGAACGTCAATAAAAGTTTCCTCCCACACGTCACCACACCCCCAACACTCACCGAGGGACAGATGATGAGTCCATAGGGTCCCTCTCGCTTGGAAAACGGCAgcctcttctcctgctccaggcagAACATGATCACTGGGAGGGTGAACACCAAGGTCTTCCCAGAGCCAGTGAATGCAATGCCAATCATGTCCCTTCCTGAGAGGCTGGCAGAGAAATGAGGCTGATGGTAAGGAGGAGCATCACGGAACAGCTCAAACCTCCAGGGCTGAGCAAGGTGACAGGGGGCATCTGTCACCAGGGAAGAGCACCCGGTTCACACCACTGGGTGGGCTGTAGGGAGCAACCACCCCCATCCACTCTGCGACGGGGACAGAGCACTCACATCGTGGGGATGCCTTGGATCTGTATGGGTGTTGGCTGCtggattccttttttcttcaggcCCCTCAGGATAGCTGTCAGAGAACAAGGGACATATGTGTTCATGACCTGAAGTCGtccccttctttccctcctactcaggtcccagcagcagctcttccacCAGTGACAAACACCTCTCGGGCCAGCAGTTAGGTGACACAGCCACTGTTGGGAATTTAAGCTATGACCCCACTAACATGAAGCATTAAAGATCTGACAGCTTCACTCACTGATGCAAATTTCCCAGGAAAATGCTGTCCCCCACCCTACCAGGCTCCTCTCCCAGCCCACCTGCTGGGAACTTCATCTCCTTGAAGCTCTTGATGGGGGGTGGGATGCCTTCCCCCTCCACCAGGATGTGGTACTTCTTGCGCACGCGATCGTGCCGTGCCTCTGACATGCCCAGGATGTAACGAGGTGCTCTCCAGCTGCGAAGGCAACAGAGAAAGGTTGTGGTGCAGAATGAGGCTGGGGCTCCAGAGCCACAGCCCCCACAGAGGCCCAGGGGAACCCCCTGTCGGGCTCTGATATCCCACCAGAGAAAACAGGTAACCCCTAGGGGCTTTGTGGTATGAGCAAGGGAGCAGATCCAAGCCAGTTCCATGCATTAAAACATTTCCCCAAAGCCTGAAGAAGTCCTAAGCTAACAGCTGAGAACAGTCTATGGACAGCGGATGGAACATGACAAACATCTTTTGGACACATCTCGATCACCTCTCTGACGTTGCCTTGAGCAGCACTGGCTCTGTAGGCTCCCCCAGTCCCTTCCTCTAGCTTAGTCACCTCCAAGATCCGAAGTTCTTCTCAAGTCTTCAAGTTTAGCATAAATGCACTCTAGCAAATTTTAACTATATAAAACAACATCTATGGTGACTCAAGTACCTTCAATCTTACACACAGCAGTAAGAAGCCAAGCAGCGGAACAAGAGCAATGCCAGTGGCCGCAGAGCAGTGCTCCTGTGAGGCTGCACGGCTTCTAGTTCTCTTCAGGCGTGAGGAAGCAATGCTTTCAAAAAGACAACCTCTGTACTGTGAAACACACCTGGTTTTAATTGGATCATCGTAGGTGATGCCCTTTGCCATCTCCTTCACTGACATCAAAGCTGCAAAAACAAAGCTGACAAGGTCAGTGCAAACTCTCCATGTCCAGGCGGCACGTAACTTCAGCAGAGAACTACTTGGGTAAACAGTTTGGGAGACCAGGCCCggagacagaggaggaaaaacagcacCCCTGACAGCCCCTCTGGGTACAGGAACACCAAGTGCCACAGCGACGTCTCAGCTAAGCCGGGCAGTCGGATGCTGACTGAAGGAAACCATTGTGATCTGTCCGGTCCCGGGTGTGAACACCCAAGTGTTGCAAGGCTGCCCTGACAGCTCTGGAGACAGGTCTGAGACACAGAGCTCCCACCACTCACCTCTGCCCTCTGCCACACTCTCCAGgatcttctcttcctccttcagctgcttctccttggCTGACTCCTTCCGAGCTGTGGGGAAAGTCAGGAAAACAGTGAGGAGGTTTCAGTCCCTCCCAAAAGCCACCTGGCCCTACCGCCAGCCGCTCCCGTACCTTCCGCCTTCTCTTTGAGGTGCTGGTGCTGGTCCAGGAGGCTGATGTTGGACTGGGGCCCCAGGGGGATGTCATCCTCGTCGCCCCGCTGCTCGCTCCCGCTGTCCCGCTGCTCCTCCTCTGACACCACCTTCCGCCGCATCTGCAGCAACTTCTGCAGCTGGAAGGAAGCGGGTCGAGGCGGAGTAAGAGGCCCCGAGTCGGGAGGGACGCTTACAGCCCTCCCCCGGCAGCGCCGGGCCCCGTTACCCCCTTACCATCTGCTGCTTGCGCTGCTTGACGGGCACGTAGGGCACATAGTCGTCATCTTCCTCCCCGGAGAGGTCGGACGTctccgccgcctcctcccgcTGCCTCTGTGGGGAGACGCGAGGTGAGGCCGGTCCGGGACGGTAccggccccgcccggccccaCCAGGGCTGTCGGTACCGGCCAGACTGGGCCCGGCCCTACCTTCCTGTCAGTCCCGGCTTCCATGGCGCCGTCTCCCCGCAACAGCCGCGCCGCCCCGGATGTAAATCCCGCGCGCCGGAAATGACGGCTGGAGGGACGGGCGCCGTCACCCAGCAACCCGGCAGAGCGCGCCCCGCCCACGCGGCGGGAGCGGAGCCGGGGCCCGACGGGTCGCCCCGATGGCCAGACTTGCGCAGAACGCGCACGGCGCCGGCGCCCCGcctcctcgccccccccccgcccccgggcgcggcagaaaacagcagacagcggggtttaaataaaataaaaaattaaaaagttcttTATTGGGTCCAGCACGGTCCTTCCCCGCGGCGCAGGGAGCCGGGCGCCCGCGGAGAGGGGGACGGGACGGCCGGGGTCACCCcgcagcggggaggggggtgggggggaagggggtcaGGAGGAAGATGGGGGGAGCCCCGGGGGTCCCCGCGGGGCAGGAGAGCACCGGGGCCCCCCCCGCAGAGGAGGGGACCCCACCGAGGCGAGGCGGGggcccgcggggcggggcggggggcacaGTGAGGAGAGGCGAGCGGCgggtgggtggggggcagccCACCCCCCCGCACCTCACTGGGCTGCGCTGGAAGTGGTTTTCTTCAGGGTGAAGTTGGTCCAGTTCACCGCCACCTTCTGCCGCGTCTGCTTGGCCGAGTCCAGGCAGAAcctggcagggagaggagagcccCGGTCGGCCAccagcccctctgcccacctgccccctccccgggctgggcttggccccccccggggctgccccctcCTCACCTCTTGAAATACTCCACTTCTCTGTCAGTCTCGTCCATCTCTGCCCCGTCCAGGTCCTTGGGCAGGAACACGTCATCTGGCAAagcagaggggcagggagagggtcAGCACTGCCGGACGGGCAGGGGGCTAGCAGCTGGCAGGgcggaggggaggaaggggccaCCGCAAAGATGGCGGCATAGAGCGGCACTCCCAGCACTCACCGATCGAGGTACTGGATTTCTCCACCTTGTTCCGGCTCTTCCTGCTCTTGCCCTTGGGCTGGGGTGagccccccagggcagggggggcaggcagctgccggTCCCCTGCAGCCACGGCAggcggctgctgctgcggctgcgCTGGCTCCGGCAGCTCCGCTTTGCCCTCTCCCCTCCGGCCTTTCCACTCGCCGATTCTCTCCTTCTCCAGCCTGCCGCCACcgctgcagccccagggctgcccctTCCCGCTCTCCCCCAGCTCGGCACAGCCGGCCGCCCGCTGCGGCTCCGGGGCGCCGGCTTTAGAAGGGTGCTTGGTTCCCAGCACCTGCCCCTTCACACCAGGGCTCTCCAGCCGGGCCTGGCCACCGGGTCCCGCGGCAGCGCCCTCCCCTTTCTTCGCCTGCCCGCTCTGCCGCTTGTTCTTCCGTTGCCGGCTCCCCGCGGGCACCGGCTCCAGTGGCTCTGGCCCCTTGGCCTGCGGTCCCTCCTTGGGCTCCGGGCTCAGCCCGCTGCCGTCTGCAGCAGAGTCCGCAGCCTTGGACTGCACCCAGATCATGCGGGAGAGGCTGGGCACAGCGCTGAGGCGCTTCACCACACCGTTCTCGGCCGCCGGGGCTGGTGGCGGCTCCCCAGGCCCCTCGCCCCATCGGGGGCCCAGCTCACTCCGCAGCAGTGCGTGGTTCTTGGCGGGGCCTAGGCTGAGCGGGGCCAGAGCCAGGTCTATGTCCTGCAGGTCAGAGGAGCCATTGAGGTGGGAGAGCAGGTTCTTCTGCTCCAGGACAGCTGCCTTCTTGGGGAAGTCATTGACGTCCAGGTTGAGGTCGTAGACGCTGAAGCTGGCCCGGATGGAGTCCTTGATGGTGTTCTTGATCTCCTGCAGCCGGCTGCTGAGGAAGCTGTTCACccgctccagctccagctccggccactccagcagcttctcctcaGCCGGCTCCCTGgcctggctggctgcaggggTGCGCTCTGCCCGCTTCTGGgcctctgcctccagctgggctttctccttctcctgcaaCACAGGTGCCATGAGGATCAGGTGGCCTGGGCCACAGAGTCACAGGCACAGGCCACGCAGCTAGCCTTGCACCAGCTTTGTCAGGCAGCAAACCCAAGGGCTGGCGCTCAGCACGGACACCCCATGTCCTCCACAGGCACTGCAACAGCTACCACGCTGCACACCAGACACTGCTCTGGGCACAAGGCACCAGCATGAGCCATCACGGCACTGCCTCTCCCCACCACAAATGCATGGCGTTTGTCAGAGACACGGTACGGAGCAGATAGGACAGCGCAGCCCAAAGCGCCCAGGAGGGCTGGGCCACCCTTTGCAGGAACAGAGGAAGGGGAAGCCCTGCACAGAGACAGGCATTGCTGTCACCTCAGGTGAGAGGGCAGCAAAGGACACAGAGCTCAAGAAACCAAATAGACATGACGGAGAGAAGGCAAAGCCCTTCAAGGGGCACAGTCTTGTCCTGACCACCCTCCTGCAGACTGCCCCAGGCAGCGCTTCCCTCTGCCCAGCCTCACCTTCTTCTTCTGCTTGTGTCGCGCCCGCTTGGCTGCCTTGGCACTGTTCAAGGGCTTGGGCTCTGTACTGTTGATGTAGTCCAGCAGCTCGTCCACGTTGCGGTGGTCCACAGCGGGCTCTCCTGAGCTGCTGTTGTGCCCTAGTTTCTGCGGCAGCTCCTCTTTCCTCTTGGTGAGGCGCGAACGCAGCTTCTCCCGGATCTCAGCGTAGTTGCGGCTCGTGGGAGCGGCCGGGGGCTGCAGGAAGCAAGCACTGTCAGCCGGGCAGGCGCTCGAAGCCAGCGTGACGCGCAGGCAGCCCTGGCTCCCACACCAGTCCCCCGCCGACCTCCCCAACCGCTCCCTCCCCCGAGATCTCAGTAAGACGAGTCGGCACAGCCCCTGCTGAAGTCTTCCACCACAAAGCCACAGGGTTTGGCTTGGCTGCACcaagccccagggctgggcaggcagctgtGAGTCGGGAGCAAAGGGACCAGCAGGCTAATGAGGCAGGTTGGAAACAAAGTGGGGGATGCACACACCCATGGAGAAACAGCCGTGGCCAGACCTGCCCACCTCCGCACTCTCAGCACACGGACCATGTAACGTCTCACCGCAGAGCAGAGCGCAAGGACCAGGGGTGGCTGCAGACCAGCCCCTCACTCACCGCGTTGTGGCCGAAGAACTCACAGTAGCAGCAGTCGCAGAACTTCCCGTCTTTCTGGttggtggaggaggaggtgcaGGAACTGCGCTCCGAGCTGCTGTCCTCGTCCTCCCCGAGCCCCTCGTCTGCCTCGCATGGCTGCGGCGGGTGGCAACTGGTACCGTTTGGGAATTTGTGCCCTTTGCAAGAGGGATccctgaggagaaggggagaagcGCCAGAGGTGAGCGGGAGCCAGGGGGTCTCAAAAATTGCCCCACACTACATGTGTAGGAACACCCCTCCCAGGGCAGCCTGTGCCCGAGCAGAAGGATTTGCAGGGCAGACAAACCCCCTCCcctgcatcctcctcctctggggGAGATGCCAGAGGAGCCCACAGCAGAAGACATCTGTAGCTCCTCGCCCCCCAGGGCCTctggcaggcaggaggctgGCGCACCAGAGCTCCAGAAAGCAGTGTCCCTCTGCCAGGCCACAAGCTGATTCCAGGACAGGGAGCGGTACTCACTGGGGGCAGCAGGTAGCACAGGTGAGAAACGCTGGAACTGCATGCAGCTGCCAGACATCCCCACGTGCAGGCAGGCCCGGCTCCCACAGGCACAGACTACCCAGCTCAGAGACAGGGAGGCCAGGGCACGGCCCACAGCGCCATTCCTCGAGCTCCAGCTCGGGACCTGGCTGGCCCTCCGCAGGGAGCGCTAATCAGCGGAGAGGAACCAGCACCCGTGACTCAGCGTGCTCTCTTCCAGGGCACAGGCAGCCCAGAGAGGGCCAGGGGAGCAGGCGAGCAGAACAAGTCCACAGGCTTCATCTTCTCGAGGACCTTTGCTCAGTGCCACAGCTGCCCGACGGGTCTCACTGACAAAGGTCCTGTTGGCCAACAGCAGGTTGACCGGGTGGTTCCTTTGGGTCTTTTAGCTGGAGGAGGAGCAAGCACAGTCTCTTCTGCACCACAGTACTAAAGGACAACCGCAGGGAGAAGACACGTGGGGAGAAAAAGAGCTCAACCCTCAGAGACCAGGGGTCTGCAGCAGCGGAACTGGCCCACAAACACAGCGGCTCTCTGCACCACCACGCCAGGGCAGCCGGTCCCTCCGCAGGGAAAAGCACATCCACGGGCAGGGGTGGGAGAAAGGGTGCGTTGCCCAGCGAGGACAGGCTGGAAGCAGGCAGGGCTCCTCTACTCACCTGTTCGTGCTGGGCAGCTGGTGGGAGGCGGGAGGAGGGATGAGCGAAGTACTGCAGTGCCCATTGCAGGGATGAGTGCAGCCCGAGAGTGGAGGCGGCATCTTCAGCAGCGGCACATTGGCAGGGGGCAGGTGAGGGCTCTTACACGACCCTGGGCTGTGTGAGACCGCACCAGTGGGAGGGGACTCGGACGCTGACTTTGGGGCTGCCACCTGCGTGCTGGGCGCAGGGAAGAGTGCAGCCTGTGGGGAGGTGCCCAGCGGGATGTGGGGCGGGGAGCCGAAGGGCCCCGAATGGGCAGGCGTCTGCTTGGAGGGGATCAGCGCTGGCGGCTGGGAGGGGAGGCCCGTGGGACTGTTGGGAGGAGCAGTGAGGTCCGAGTGCTGATGATGCTCTGAGGAGTGGAAGGCCTCAcctgcagaggagcaggagcagagacagTCAGACACCAGCTGTCCCACGTGGGCCAGGGCCAGGCTTGGAGCCACCCACCACCTCTGCATGGGCTGCTTCTCCACAGGACAAATGCTGCCTCCcccccaggcagcagggcactCGGGctagaagccacccctgcaagCAAGGGGCCTCAGCGGCATCTCATCTCCCCTGCAGGATtcagccctgccccagggagAGCAGAGTAAGGGGAAAGGCACTGGGGCAGTGAGGGCCACGTGGAGCAGTGGGCCAGGAGGATAAGGCCAGCCCTGCCCCTGGGCACGCACCTGGCGGGGTGGCCCTCCGGCACATGCTTTTGAACTGCTTCGGCAGCGTCTTGCAAAAGTCAAGTGAGGTAGGCAGAGGTGAGCCCGGGGCGGCGCtgctggaggtgggggaggCTGCGTGGCTGTAGGGACAGGCCTTGAGCCCCGGCGCCATGGCAGACACCTGGCTGGCGCACTCCGGAGAGAGAGCGAGGCTGGGGTGCTTGTCACCTGGAAGGAAAGTGGAGCTAGGgccagctcccagcaccctctGCCTTTGCAGGGATCCAGCCAtcctgctggcactggcatTCAGAGGCCCAGCCTGCCCATCCCTGCCCACCAGCTGGGTGCCCAAAAGGAAACCACCTAAGCCAAGGACTGGGCAGAAAGTCCTGCTCAACCCCACGGCTGGCTTCAACTCACCTAGTGCAGCAGGGGGGGCCCCgagggggctgccctgtgcGGCCCCGTTGGTGTGCTGGGAGTTCCAGAGGCCCGAGAGCTTGTGAGCAGACAAGAAAGAGCTGGGGTCCCAGTCCCCTGAGTTCCCGTGGcacgaggaagaggaggaggaggaggaggaggaagaggagtggGAGCCACCCCCACAAGACTGCGACTTGCAGGATGTGTGCGATAACGAGACCTGGCAAGGAAAACAgagtgaagcagcagcaggctgggaggggaggccTTTGGCCCCAGGGCATTGGCACAGAGACCCCCTCCACTGCCCTGAGGCAGTGGCTCAGCACATGAGAGCCGCTCCTGTCACTGTCTTGGGGGTGGCAACCAGCCCATCCGTCCAACAGAACACAGCCTGGCTCCCAGAGCCCCCACCAGCATGGCCGGGCTGTGCCAAGGGCCACACACCTGCTCCGGTCCCGCTCAGACCAGGCCAGGGTTAAATAAAGCCAAGCAGGAGGGAAATTCTCTTCCCCCGAGCTCCATGCATGGGCAAGCACTTGCCCTGGCACATGCTGCCGCTCCGAGGAGACCTGTGTAACGGCAGGGAGCAGCCTTGGGGCCAGTGGGGACGTGGCACAATGCACAgtggagcagggctggcagagaagcagcaacaCTGCCAGCCTTGCCAGGCAGGCAGCTCCAACCCAACACAGGTTGCTGAACAAGCCTCTGCAGCACCACACTCTGCCCTACCACAGTCGCTCTCCGaggagccagcagcagccctggggagagcAGCATGGCTGTAGAGAGCAGCAAGGCTGGGATGTCTGAGGTGCTCATCTCTGAGTGAGGAGGGGACCTGCACACCCAGCCAGTGTCACAGGGCGGTCAACGCCACGGTCCTGGGAGCTACAGCTCTGGCTTTTCCAACCCCAGCTCTGTAACCACTTACCGCCagggcctgctcctgcaccgCCCGccgctcttcctcctccacgCTCTTCCGGCAGCTCTGGCAGATCCACAGTGGCATTTCTCCCAAGAGGTTCTGCACAAGCGTTGGCACGAAGTCTGGTGGCAGCCTCTCGCCTGGGGAAACCAGCCCATTGTGGGACGGCCCTCCCCAGTCCTTGCGCTCCCGGTGACAGAGCAGGCAGCACGTCTGCACTGACTGGTTGGCGGTGGGCAGCACCTGCAAAAGGACACACAGACGATGAGTCACCCCAGGTGTGATCTGCCACACAGCAGGGCAACAGGTCGGCGCAGGTGCAGGGCAGATGAGGCAGCAAATGAGACCTTGGGACACTGACACCAAACCAGAGAATTTCTTGTAGGCCACATGTGGGATTGCACCTTCTCCCACTGGAGGAGAGCAGCCTCAGGCTGCccacctgctgccagcctgccaTGTGCCAGCTGAGAGCATTCCGGACCCTTGGGAAGATCACACTGTGCTAAAGAGCCAGCCCCACCACCAAGCAAGGCTGGGAGGCCACTAGCAACTCCCATTATCACCTCTGGTACAGTGGGACCAAGGGGACTCGCAAAGCAAAGCGAGACCCATAGAAATCGCCACACAAGGATACGAAGAGGGGTCTGGCAGCCACAACCCTCCCTCCTTGCCTGTCGCAGACCCCCCACTGCGTTACCAGAAAGCCCCAGGCCCTTCCGCCCGCCTCTTTGTTCTGCGCAGCCGGCGGCGCAGATGCGCCGGGGTGGGGTGCAGCCCCCGGCGCTGCTTCAAGCTCTCCCCTTACAGGGCAGCCAGGTTGGGGCtccctgcccagtgctgcagcagTAGCCGGGCCACAGCCTGCGGGCTCACCAGAGGCCTGACAGCCGTGACAAACCCAGCGTGGCGCGGGCAAGGGGGCCCCCATTGTCTGCCGCCACAGCGGGGCCCCACAACAATGAGCCGCACATTGAACTGCTGCTGCGAAACAGATGGCGTCTCCCAGGCTCAAGGTGAAGCAAAGGTCAGAGGCCAaggagagcggggggggggggggggggggacacggacagcTCCCCTGCCCACCCGCCCAGACAGCCACAGGGAGAAGGGGACTCCCAGGCCAGCCCATGTCTCAGCAGAGGCAGACGCAGCCACCACCGTGCACAGCAGGCAAGAGGACAGCTCTCCCCAACCCACCCAGCGCATCCAGACCTGGGACCCACCCCCGGGCTCCCTGCCCACGacccagagcaggcagcagcagccaggcgCGTCAAGGGATGTCAGGCAGCGAGAGGCGCGGGAGCCAGCCCGCAGCCTGTTTGGCAGATGCTCGAGCCACCTGCCATCACCCTGTGGCAGGGCTGGACCCTCCCGCAAGAAGGAGCTATGAGAACACCCTCTGAAGCACGCCACACCACCCGAGCGAGCACGCCTGTCCCTGAGCCCGGGGCTCTGCCCTCCAGAGCGTACACAGATCTCCCTGCACACAGGGACGGAGTAAGGGGTGCACAGACCCTGGGGCTGGAAGAGCCCTTTGCTCTCATGCTGCTCGTCATGCCAGGGGGAGTAGCATGCAAAGGTGGTGTACAGGCTTGCTGGCTGATCCACCCTCCCCAGGAAAGACAGAGATCAGTTTTCCCTAGCTGCTGAGAGAGATGAGTCCCCAAGATGCTACACACCAGTGGAAGCCCCCAACGCCCCGGCCATCTGCCAGAGGCATCCCAAAGTACCGCTGCAGCTCAACACATCCGCAACCCAAAGCCACAAGCCGGCTCCACCACCCAGCCCAGCAAAAGCCAAGGTCAGGCCCTACCTGCACACCCATCCCTGCCCCACGCCTGCCCCAGGATGCTGTAAAAAGTAGCTCCCGCATCCCAAGCCAGCCAAGCCCCTCAGAGAAGGGCTTAGGCTTCACCTCCCACCTTCCCCGCTCACCTCAGCGTggctccccacccccccacgcAAAGCGCACCCCAGTAGCGTGCTTCTACCGGggcttccccaccaccacccctgaAGGTGCAGAGGACCCTCCAAAaccgggaagagagagatgGGGGGGCATCAGGGCCTCAAGGAGGGGTGCCTCAGGGATGCTCCGAGGCCGGGGTTGGTGCGGGGATGGGGCAGGGCCCGGGGAGGGCCGGAGGCCCCCCCGGGCCCTGCCCCATCCCCGCACCGACTGAAATGCCCTCAGAGAcagccccttccccgccgcAGGGCCTATCCCGGTACCTGAGCGGTGGCTCtgccgggctccccgctgctgcccGCCGCCACTACCACCTCAGGCGGGGCGGGCGGttccggcggcggcggcggtggagggggaggaggaccAGCGTCGGAACCCCCCACCCTCTCACGGCGAGGCCCGGAGCCACCCGCCGCTGTTGCCTTGTTCCGCCTGCGAGTCATGGCGAGCGcggcccgccgcccgccgcagCCAGGACAACAGCCAATATGGCGGCGCGGCCCGTCCGGCCCCTGCccggggggaaggagggaggggagaaaggcCCGGCGAGGTGAAGCTGCGGCCGCCATTTTGTGAGAGGGCAGCGACGCGCCACAGAGCGCCACCTGGCGGGGGGGAGGTGGCGGCGCCGTCGCCACCCGCGGCTccgcgaccccccccccccgctcccccgggTCCTAAAAAGCGCCGGTGCCTTCGGGGCGTCCCAGCCCCAGACACCGCTCCCCCACACCCCAGCCTTGGCacaccggtacccccacccacaCTCCCCACTGCCCCGGCCTTCCTGGGGTTGCAGTACCCCACAATGCACGCGTGGGttccagcccctctgctccccgTCCCCGTGTAACAGAGCTCTGTGGGTACCCTGGGTGCATCCCAGCACTGCAGCGTCCTCAGCCCCACGCACACACCCACATGTGCGTTTGTAGCTCCCCCGCACCTCGGTCCTGGCACACTGGTACCCCCAACCCATTGCAGCTGTGCAGCATGCTGCCCGCTGCCCTGGCCTTCCTGCATGACCCTGGGGTGCACATGCggctttccagcccctctgcaTCCCATCCCCGTGTAACGATGCTCTCCTGGTACCCTGGATGCATCCTGGCTGTGCAGTGCCGTGCTCAGCACCATGACCCCAGACACATAGCCTTGGACCAACACATGGGTTGCAGCTCCCCTGCACTCCAACCCTGGCACACAGGTA includes the following:
- the DDX41 gene encoding probable ATP-dependent RNA helicase DDX41, giving the protein MEAGTDRKRQREEAAETSDLSGEEDDDYVPYVPVKQRKQQMLQKLLQMRRKVVSEEEQRDSGSEQRGDEDDIPLGPQSNISLLDQHQHLKEKAEARKESAKEKQLKEEEKILESVAEGRALMSVKEMAKGITYDDPIKTSWRAPRYILGMSEARHDRVRKKYHILVEGEGIPPPIKSFKEMKFPAAILRGLKKKGIQQPTPIQIQGIPTILSGRDMIGIAFTGSGKTLVFTLPVIMFCLEQEKRLPFSKREGPYGLIICPSRELARQTHGIIEYYCRLLQEDGLPPLRCALCIGGMSVKEQMETIKHGVHMMVATPGRLMDLLQKKMVSLDICRYLALDEADRMIDMGFEGDIRTIFSYFKGQRQTLLFSATMPKKIQNFAKSALVKPITINVGRAGAASLDVVQEVEYVKEEAKMVYLLECLQKTPPPVLIFAEKKADVDAIHEYLLLKGVEAVAIHGGKDQEERTKAIEAFRDGKKDVLVATDVASKGLDFPAIQHVINYDMPEEIENYVHRIGRTGRSGNTGIATTFINKACDESVLMDLKALLLEAKQKVPPVLQVLHCGDETMLDIGGERGCAFCGGLGHRITDCPKLEAMQTKQVSNIGRKDYLAHSSMDF
- the FAM193B gene encoding LOW QUALITY PROTEIN: protein FAM193B (The sequence of the model RefSeq protein was modified relative to this genomic sequence to represent the inferred CDS: deleted 3 bases in 2 codons); protein product: MAAAASPRRAFLPSLSPRAGAGRAAPPYWLLSWLRRRRAALAMTRRRNKATAAGGSGPRRERVGGSDAGPPPPPPPPPPEPPAPPEVVVAAGSSGEPGRATAQVLPTANQSVQTCCLLCHRERKDWGGPSHNGLVSPGERLPPDFVPTLVQNLLGEMPLWICQSCRKSVEEEERRAVQEQALAVSLSHTSCKSQSCGGGSHSSSSSSSSSSSSCHGNSGDWDPSSFLSAHKLSGLWNSQHTNGAAQGSPLGAPPAALGDKHPSLALSPECASQVSAMAPGLKACPYSHAASPTSSSAAPGSPLPTSLDFCKTLPKQFKSMCRRATPPGEAFHSSEHHQHSDLTAPPNSPTGLPSQPPALIPSKQTPAHSGPFGSPPHIPLGTSPQAALFPAPSTQVAAPKSASESPPTGAVSHSPGSCKSPHLPPANVPLLKMPPPLSGCTHPCNGHCSTSLIPPPASHQLPSTNRDPSCKGHKFPNGTSCHPPQPCEADEGLGEDEDSSSERSSCTSSSTNQKDGKFCDCCYCEFFGHNAPPAAPTSRNYAEIREKLRSRLTKRKEELPQKLGHNSSSGEPAVDHRNVDELLDYINSTEPKPLNSAKAAKRARHKQKKKEKEKAQLEAEAQKRAERTPAASQAREPAEEKLLEWPELELERVNSFLSSRLQEIKNTIKDSIRASFSVYDLNLDVNDFPKKAAVLEQKNLLSHLNGSSDLQDIDLALAPLSLGPAKNHALLRSELGPRWGEGPGEPPPAPAAENGVVKRLSAVPSLSRMIWVQSKAADSAADGSGLSPEPKEGPQAKGPEPLEPVPAGSRQRKNKRQSGQAKKGEGAAAGPGGQARLESPGVKGQVLGTKHPSKAGAPEPQRAAGCAELGESGKGQPWGCSGGGRLEKERIGEWKGRRGEGKAELPEPAQPQQQPPAVAAGDRQLPAPPALGGSPQPKGKSRKSRNKVEKSSTSIDDVFLPKDLDGAEMDETDREVEYFKRFCLDSAKQTRQKVAVNWTNFTLKKTTSSAAQ